The Priestia koreensis genomic interval ATCGGATTATGTTTTATCCGAAGGGAGGTTTCGTGTATGATTCAACAAGAATCTCGTTTAAAAGTTGCTGACAACTCTGGTGCTCGTGAAGTACTTACGATTAAAGTATTAGGTGGTTCAGGACGTAAGACAGCTAATATTGGTGATGTTATTGTTTGTACGGTAAAACAAGCAACACCAGGAGGCGTTGTTAAAAAAGGTGACGTTGTTAAAGCTGTTGTAGTTCGTACAAAACGCGGCGTTCGTCGTCAAGATGGTTCTTACATCCGTTTTGATGAAAATGCTTGTGTAATCATCCGTGACGACAAGTCCCCACGTGGTACTCGTATTTTCGGACCGGTTGCTCGTGAACTACGTGATAGCAACTTTATGAAGATTGTATCTTTAGCTCCAGAAGTTATCTAATAGAAATAATACTTATGAGCCTTTAAGGAGGTGCGAAGAGGATGCATGTTAAAAAAGGTGACAAAGTAATGGTTATCACGGGTAAAGATAAAGGTAAACAAGGCGTAGTTCTTGCTGCTTTTCCTAAGAAGCAACGCGTGCTTGTAGAAGGCGTGAATATCGTAAAAAAACATTCTAAGCCATCTCAACTTAACCCACAAGGTGGAATCAACAGTCAAGAAGCACCTATCCATGTATCAAACGTAATGCCATTGGATCCTAAAACTGGTGAACCAACTCGTGTTGGCTTCAAACTAGAAGATGGCAAGAAGGTACGTGTAGCAAAAAAATCTGGTGAAATTTTAGATAAATAATATTAAAGTGTGAAGGGAGGTACTATGATGAACCGCCTTAAGGAAAAATTTCAAAAAGAAATTACTCCAGCTCTAGTGAGCAAATTTAACTATAGTTCTGTAATGGAAGTTCCAAAGTTAGAAAAAATCGTTATTAACATGGGTATCGGTGATGCAGTACAAAACTCTAAAGCGTTAGATAACGCTGTTGAGGAGTTAGGACAAATCACTGGTCAAAAACCGGTTGTAACTCGTGCGAAAAAGTCAATCGCTGGCTTCCGTCTTCGTGAAGGTATGCCTATCGGTGCGAAAGTTACATTACGCGGAGAGCGTATGTATGAATTCTTTGACAAATTAGTATCAGTTTCACTTCCACGTGTACGTGACTTCCGTGGTGTATCTAAGAAGTCTTTCGACGGTCGTGGAAACTATACTCTAGGTGTTAAAGAACAACTAATTTTCCCTGAAATCGACTATGATAAAGTATCAAAAGTTCGTGGTATGGATATCGTTATCGTTACTACTGCGAATACTGATGAAGAGTCTCGCGAACTATTAACTCAATTCGGTATGCCATTCCAGAAGTAATAACTGCCAACCATACGCAGAGGAGGCGAAAACGTGGCTAAGAAATCGATGATTGCGAAACAAAAACGCCAACAAAAATTTAAAGTACAAGAATACACACGTTGCGAACGTTGCGGACGTCCACATTCAGTACTACGCAAATTTAAGCTTTGCCGTATTTGTTTCCGTGAACTTGCTTATAAAGGTCAAATTCCTGGTGTTAAAAAAGCTAGTTGGTAAAAACCCAGATTGGGAAGGAGGTAAAATAATATGGTAATGACAGATCCTATTGCAGATATGCTGACTCGTATTCGTAATGCGAACATGGTTCGTCATGAGAAACTTGAAATTCCAGCATCAAACATCAAAAAGCAAATTGCTGAAATCCTTAAACGTGAAGGTTTCGTACGCGATGTAGAATACATCGAAGATGATAAACAAGGTATCATCCGTATCTTCCTTAAATATGGTAACAGCAATGAGCGTGTAATCACTGGTCTTAAACGTATCAGTAAACCTGGTTTACGCGTTTACGCAAAATCTAATGAAGTACCACGTGTACTTAACGGTTTAGGTATTGCTATTGTTTCTACTTCACAAGGTGTGTTAACTGACAAAGAAGCTCGTCAAAAACAAGCTGGTGGAGAAGTACTAGCATACGTTTGGTAATTAACTTGTAATACGAATGGAGGTGTAGTTATGTCACGTGTTGGTAAAAAGACTTTAGAAATTCCAGCAGGTGTTACAGTTACTAACGAAAACAACGTTGTAACTGTAAAGGGCCCAAAGGGTGAATTGACTCGTACATTCCACCCAGACATGGAAATTAAACTTGAAGAGAACGTATTAACTGTAAATCGTCCTAGCGACAACAAAGATCACCGTGCACTTCACGGAACTACTCGTAGTTTATTAGGTAACATGGTTGAAGGTGTTACTAGTGGTTATGAGCGTGGACTAGAATTAGTCGGTGTAGGTTACCGTGCGCAAAAATCTGGTGACAAACTAGTATTAAGCGTAGGTTACTCTCACCCAGTTGAGATCGTACCAGAGCAAGGAATCGAAATCGAAGTTCCTAGCCAAACAAAAATCGTTATCAAAGGTATTGATAAAGAACGCGTTGGTGCTCTAGCTGCTAACATTCGCGCTGTACGTGCTCCAGAACCTTACAAAGGTAAAGGGATCCGTTACGAAGGCGAACGTGTTCGTCGTAAAGAAGGTAAAACTGCTAAGAAATAATGCCGCTTAAGGTATAAAGAAAGGAGTGACCCAGATGATCACGAAACTTGACAAAAATAAAGTTCGTATCAAAAGACACGGTCGTGTACGTGCTAAACTTTCTGGAACAGCTGTACGTCCTCGTTTAAACGTTTTTCGTTCAAACAAGCACATTTATGCTCAAATCATTGACGATGTAAACTCAGTTACTATCGCAAGTGCTTCTACACTTGATAAAGATTTAGCAGATGTGATTACTAATAACGTTGATGCTGCTACAAAGGTCGGAGAACTAGTTGCAAAACGCGCTAGCGAAAAAGGTATCAAAGAAGTTGTCTTTGATCGCGGAGGTTATTTATACCATGGTCGTATAAAAGCTCTTGCTGACGCTGCTCGTGAAGCCGGTCTAGAATTTTAATGGTAAAAGGAGGGAAAATGATGCGTCGTGTTGATCCAAATAAATTAGAACTTGAAGAACGCGTAGTTACGGTTAACCGCGTAGCTAAAGTTGTTAAAGGTGGACGTCGTTTCCGCTTTGCTGCATTAGTTGTCGTTGGTGACAAAAACGGTCATGTAGGTTTCGGTACTGGTAAAGCACAAGAAGTACCAGATGCTATCCGTAAAGCTATCGAAGATGCTAAGAAAAATCTTGTGACTGTACCAATGGTTGGAACTACAATTCCACATGAGATCTTAGGTCAATTTGGTGCAGGTGAAATTTTCTTAAAACCTGCTTCTGAAGGTACTGGTGTTATCGCTGGTGGTCCTGTACGTGCTGTATTAGAATTAGCAGGTGTAAGTGACATTCTTTCTAAATCTTTAGGCTCTAACACTCCAGTTAACATGGTTCGAGCTACTATCGAAGGTTTAAAAGAACTTAAACGTGCTGAAGATGTTGCAAAACTACGTGGTAAGACTGTAGAAGAACTGTTAGGATAAGGAGGGAAAAAGAATGGCAAACAAATTAGCAATTACCCTCACTCGCAGCGTGATTGGTCGCCCGGAAGATCAACGTGTAACTGTTCGCACACTTGGTCTGAAGAAAGTTAATCAAACAGTTGTGCATGCAGACAATGCAGCTATCCGTGGAATGATTAACAAAGTTTCTCACTTAGTGAAAGTCGAAGAACAATAATATAAAATGCTACCATAAGGAGGTGCTCCGGATGAAACTTCATGAGCTACAACCAGCTGAAGGTTCTCGTAAAACACGTAATCGTGTTGGACGTGGTATCGGATCAGGTAATGGTAAAACTGCAGGTAAAGGTCACAAAGGTCAAAACGCTCGTTCTGGCGGTGGCGTAAGACTTGGATTTGAAGGTGGTCAAACTCCTTTATTCCGTCGTCTACCTAAACGCGGTTTCACAAACATTAACCGTAAAGAATTCGCAATCGTGAACTTAGATGCTTTAAATCGCTTTGAAGACGGTACAGAAGTAACACCAGAATTATTAGTTGAAACTGGTCTAGTAAGCAACGTAAAATCAGGTGTTAAAATTCTTGGCCAAGGTTCTTTAAACAAAAAGCTAACTATTAAAGCGGCTAAATTCTCCTCTACTGCTAAAGAAGCTATCGAAGCTGCAGGCGGTACAACTGAGGTGATCTAATGTTTCAAACAATCTCCAATTTTATGCGCGTGCGTGATATAAGAAATAAAATTCTTTTCACACTGGTAATGCTCATCATTTTTCGTATCGGTACGTTTATACCCGTACCTAGCGTAAATACTGATGTGCTAAGAGTCCAAGATGAGCTGAACGTGTTTGGTGTACTAAATACGTTTGGTGGCGGTGCCCTTAAGAATTTCTCCATTCTTGCAATGGGTATCATGCCATACATCACAGCATCCATCATTATGCAGTTGCTACAGATGGATGTTGTACCTAAATTTACAGAATGGTCCAAACAAGGTGAAGTTGGACGCCGTAAATTAACTCAGTTAACTCGTTATGGAACAATTGTGCTTGGATTTATCCAAGCTTTGGGTATGTCTATAGGTTTTAATAATATGACCAATGGACAGCTCATTCAAAATCCCGGAATTTCAACGTATCTACTGATCGCTGTAGTATTAACAGCAGGTACTGCGTTTTTAGTATGGCTAGGTGAGCAGATTACGGCTAAAGGTGTAGGGAACGGCATTTCCATTATCATCTTTGCTGGGATTGCGGCAGGAATTCCGACGACTATCAACCAAATTTACGCGCAACAATTTGAAGATGTTGGGGACCAGTTGTTTTTAAGTATTGTGAAGGTAGTAATCATTGCGGTGGCTATTCTTGCAATTGTAGTTGGGGTTATTTACTTCCAACAAGCGTTACGTAAGATTCCCATTCAATATGCGAAACGAGCTGCAGGTCCTACTACAGTAAGTGGCGGGCAATCCACTCATTTACCGTTAAAAGTAAATGCTGCTGGTGTTATCCCGGTTATCTTCGCAATTTCATTTGTTGTTACTCCAAGAACGATTGCATCATTTTTTGGCTCAAATGATGTAACGAGATGGATAGAGAAGACCTTTGATTATACGCAGCCAATAGGTATGATTGTTTATATAGTACTTATTATTGCTTTCTCTTATTTCTATACCTTCGTTCAGGTTAACCCTGAGCAAGTGGCTGATAATTTGAAGAAGCAAGGCGGTTATATCCCAGGTATTCGACCAGGAAAAAGTACGCAAGAGTACTTAACTAAATTGTTATATCGACTCACACTTGTTGGATCGATCTTTTTAGCAGTCATTGCGGTTCTTCCTGTTATCTTTATTAAGGTCGCTAACTTGCCTCAATCTGCACAGATTGGCGGAACAAGCTTACTGATCGTAATAGGGGTGGCCCTTGAAACGATGAAACAGCTGGAAAGCCAGCTTGTAAAACGTCATTATAGAGGGTTCATTAAATAAAAGGTTTAATGGGGAGCGACGTGCTTTCCATTAGACTGATTAGAGACTGAGGGGGCAATAAAATGAACTTAGTTTTAATGGGACTTCCTGGTGCAGGTAAAGGTACCCAAGCAGAACGCATTGTTGAAAATTATGATATCCCTCATATCTCAACAGGAGACATGTTCCGAGCTGCTATGAAGGAAGGCACTGAATTAGGTTTAGAAGCTAAATCATACATTGATAAAGGTGAACTTGTTCCGGATGAAGTAACGATCGGAATTGTGCGTGAGCGTTTATCAAAAGATGATTGCGAAAAAGGCTTCTTACTAGACGGCTTTCCAAGAACAGTTGCTCAAGCAGATGCTCTTGAAACAATGCTAGCAGAATTAGGACGCAAAATTGATTACGTGATTAACATTGATGTAGATCAAAGTGTTCTTATGGAGCGTTTGACTGGTCGACGCATTTGTAAAGATTGCGGTGCAACCTATCACTTAGTATTCAATCCTCCTGCAAAAGAGGGTGTATGTGATAAGTGTGGTGGCGAGCTTTACCAACGCGCCGATGATAACAGTGAAACAGTTGCAACTCGTTTAGAAGTAAACGTGAAGCAAACAAAACCACTCCTTGCCTTTTATGAAGAAAAAAGATACCTACGCAATGTGAACGGGCAACAAGACATTAACGATGTATTCGAAGATGTTCGTAAGTTGCTTGGAGGATTAAGCAAATGATTATTTGCAAAACTCCACGTGAACTAGCGATCATGCGTGAAGCTGGTCGTATTGTGGCTCTAACCCATCAGGAGTTGAAGAAACACATTCAACCGGGGATTACAACCAAGAAATTGGATGAAATTGCAGAGAAGTTTATTCGTAAACATGATGCATTTCCTTCGTTTAAAGGGTATAATGGTTTTCGCGGAAGCATTTGTGCTTCGGTCAACGAAGAATTAGTGCACGGGATCCCAGGTGACCGAGTATTAAACGAGGGTGACATCATCAGTATAGATATTGGTGCTCGCTACAAAGGTTATCACGGTGACTCTGCATGGACATATGCAGTAGGAAACGTGGATGAAGAAACGCAGCGATTATTAGATGTTACAGAACAATCGCTTTATAAAGGTTTAGAGCAAGCTAAACCAGGCGATCGTTTGTCTAATATTTCACACGCTATTCAAACTTACGTAGAAGCTCATAACTTTTCCGTTGTAAGAGAATACGTTGGTCATGGTGTAGGTCAGGATTTACATGAGGATCCTCAGATTCCTCACTACGGTCCACCAAATCAAGGTCCACGTTTGCGACCAGGTATGGTATTGGCAATTGAGCCAATGGTTAATGCCGGGAAACGCTATGTTAGAACTCTTTCAGATGACTGGACAGTCGTTACCGTAGACGGTAAGATGTGTGCTCACTTCGAGCATACGATTGCAATCACTGAGTCTGGATTTGAGATTCTAACAGCTCTATAAGCAACGTTGTCTAAATCTCTATCGAATCTTCGTTAGTTATAAGGACAGTAGAAAGTAATTATCTAAATTCACGATGATCGTTTCGTCTGAATTGCTGCTAATTTGGTAAAGATGTTTATAAAAACGTTATTCATCTTGAATTTAATGATTACGAATCTCCGAATGTACAGAACAGGTTCTCTGCGTTAAAGTAAAAAGCTTGCTACTTGTTCCATAGAAAGGAGAGCAATTTAATGGCGAAAGACGATGTAATTGAAGTGGAAGGTACGGTCGCTGAGACTTTACCAAATGCAATGTTCAAGGTAGAATTAGAAAATGGTCATACAGTTCTGGCTCACGTTTCTGGTAAAATTCGTATGCACTTCATCCGAATCTTACCTGGTGACAAAGTAACTGTTGAATTATCACCATATGATTTAACTCGTGGTAGAATTACGTACCGATTCAAATAAAACCTATGCACTCCGTACGATCAAGGAGGTATGAATAATGAAAGTCAGACCATCGGTAAAACCGATCTGCGAAAAGTGTAAAGTTATCCGCAGAAAAGGGAAAGTAATGGTTATTTGTGAAAACCCTAAACATAAACAAAAACAAGGTTAATAACAACGATAATAACAAGGAGGTGCACGCTTAAATGGCACGTATTGCTGGTGTAGATATTCCTCGTGACAAACGTGTAGTAATTTCTTTAACTTATATTTATGGTATTGGCCGCCAAACAGCTCAAAAGGTTCTAGCTGAAGCTGGAGTTTCTGAAAATACTCGTGTTCGCGATCTAACAGAAGAAGAATTAGGTAAAATCCGTGATATTATGGATGCTTACAAGGTAGAAGGTGACCTTCGCCGTGAAATTTCATTAAACATCAAACGTTTAATCGAAATCGGTTCATACCGTGGTATCCGCCACCGTCGTGGTTTACCAGTTCGTGGTCAGAACTCTAAAAACAATGCTCGTACACGTAAAGGTCCACGTCGTACTGTAGCGAACAAAAAGAAATAATCATTAGTAAGGGAGGTTAATGTAAATGGCTCGCAAAACTAACACTCGTAAACGTCGTGTTAAAAAGAATATTGAAAGTGGTATTGCTCATATCCGTTCAACGTTCAACAACACAATCGTAACGATTACAGACGTTCATGGTAATGCTATTGCTTGGTCAAGCGCTGGTGCTCTTGGATTCAGAGGTTCTCGTAAATCTACTCCATTCGCAGCACAAATGGCAGCTGAAACTGCAGCAAAAGTATCTCAAGATAATGGTATGAAAACTCTAGAAGTAACTGTTAAAGGCCCTGGTGCAGGACGCGAAGCTGCTATCCGTGCACTTCAAGCTGCAGGTCTTGAAGTAACTGCTATTAAAGACGTTACTCCAGTACCTCATAACGGTTGCCGTCCACCAAAACGTCGTCGTGTGTAATTAATGGTATAGATTTTGTACTATTGTCTATAATGGATATGGTATAGAATAGTTAATTACAAACTGTTATTCCATTTGTTGTGCACATTCGGGAACTGTCTAATAGGGAATTTCGGTTAGACGATCAAGAGAACTTGATCACTGTCTAGCCGAGGTTTCGACGTTTTGAAGGAGGGTTTATAAATGATAGAGATTGAAAAGCCAAAAATCGAAACGGTAGAAATCAGCGATGATAGAAAGTACGGTAAATTTGTCGTCGAACCACTTGAGCGTGGATATGGAACTACTTTGGGTAACTCCTTACGTCGTATCCTATTATCCTCACTCCCTGGTGCCGCTGTGACATCTATCCAAATTGATGGTGTCCTACATGAATTTTCAACAATCCCTGGTGTTGTTGAGGACGTAACAAATATCATCCTTAACATCAAGAAGCTTGCTCTTAAGATTTACTCTGAAGACGAGAAAACACTAGAAATTGATATTCAAGGCCAAGGCGCTGTTACAGCTGCTGACATTCAAGCAGACAGTGATGTCGAAATTCTAAACCCGGATCTTCACATCGCTACTCTTGAAAAAGATGCACATCTACGCGTAAGATTGACGGCTAGACCAGGTCGTGGTTATAACCCTGCTGTTTCAAACAAACGTGAGGATCAACCAATTGGTGTTATTCCAATCGATTCTATCTATACTCCTATTACTCGTGTAGCTTACTATGTAGAAAATACGCGTGTTGGTCAAATGACTAACTACGATAAGCTTACATTAGATGTATGGACTGATGGTAGTATTGAGCCTGAAAAAGCTGTGGCTTTAGGTGCTAAGATCTTAACGGAACACCTAAATATTTTTGTTAACTTAACAGATGAAGCTCAAAAAGCGGAAATCATGGTCGAAAAAGAGGAAGATCAAAAAGAGAAAGTCCTTGAAATGACGATCGAAGAACTTGATCTTTCTGTCCGTTCATATAACTGCTTAAAACGAGCTGGTATTAATACAGTTCAAGAGCTTGCTAATAAAACAGAAGAAGATATGATGAAAGTCCGCAACTTAGGACGTAAATCATTAGAGGAAGTAAAAGCAAAATTAGAAGAATTAGGTCTAGGCTTACGCAAAGACGACTGATTTTCTAATCTGCTTGAACGACTATCTACAAAGGAGGGGACCTCAATGGGATACCGTAAATTAGGTCGCACAAGTGCTCAACGTAAAGCACTTCTTCGTGATTTAACTACTGACTTAATCATCAACGAGCGTATTGAAACTACTGAAACACGTGCGAAAGAATTACGTTCTGTTGTAGAAAAAATGATCACTTTAGGTAAACGTGGAGATTTACACGCTCGCCGCCAAGCTGCTGCTTACATTCGTAACGAAGTGGCTAACGCTGAGACAAATCAAGACGCTTTACAAAAACTTTTCAGTGACATCGCAACTCGTTACGAGGAACGCCAAGGCGGATACACTCGTATTCTTAAAGTTGGACCTCGTCGTGGAGACGGAGCTCCAATGGCTATCATTGAATTAGTTTAATATTTGTATTCCTAAAAGGGCGCGACAGTTTAGGACTTGTCTCAGCCCTTTTTTTGTATATTTTTATCGACAGAGGGAGGTTTTATCCAGCTACGGCTGGATGAACCGCTCTTTTTAGCATAGTAAGAATTAGCAGGCTGCGGAAAAAGTCTGTGTTATTCAAGAAATGGACTGCACGGAGCCTATATATGAGGATAAGCTGTAGTATTCCATGCTACTTGAAGGTTTCCTAGAAGAGAAAGTCTAGTATGAACAGGAGGATAGCTATGTCTGAAGTTATTTTAGACGTGAATAGTTTATTCTTTCGTTATGAAGAAGAGAAAGAATGGACGCTTAATGATATTTCGTTTTCTGCCTTTAAAGGTGAATGGCTCGCCATTGTAGGCCATAATGGCTCGGGGAAATCCACTTTAGCTAAGTTATTGAATGGTTTATTAATGCCTGAGTCTGGCACGATAGAGGTAGGTGGCTTGCTTCTTACGGAAGAAACCATATGGGATATCCGCAAGCGAATCGGGATGGTGTTTCAGAATCCCGATAACCAATTCGTAGGGGCGACCGTTTTGGACGACATGGCCTTTGGTCTGGAAAACAACGGTGTTCCTGTTGAAACAATGAGGGAGAGAATAGAGGAAGCGATTCAACTTGTAAATATGGAGGCATTCCGTGAGCATGAGCCACATCATTTATCCGGTGGCCAGAAGCAGCGTGTAGCTATCGCTGGAGTTCTTGCTGTGCAACCCTCAATTATTATCCTCGACGAGGCAACCTCTATGCTAGATCCAAAGGGAAGACAAGAGGTTTTAGAAACGGTAAGAAAGCTAAAGGAAGAGCAGCAAATTACGGTGATCTCCATTACACATGATTTAAATGAAGTCGCAATGGCAGACCGAGCAATCGTCTTAAACCATGGACAAAAGTTTGCAGAAGGTACACCGAGCGAAGTATTCCAACTAGGTCAAACCTTAACGGATATCGGTCTGGATTTACCGTTTTCTATTCAGCTTAGTCAAGTCTTACAAAAATCAAAAATCCCTCTAAAGAACCTTCATTTAACACATGAGGATTTGGTGAATGAACTATGGACATTATATTCAAAAATGTAGAGCATAAATATCAGCCGAATACACCATTTGAACGCATCGCCTTGTACGATTTAGACTTCACTATTCCGTCGGGTAAATTTGTGGCAATTATTGGGCATACTGGATCTGGAAAGTCGACGATTATTCAGCATTTAAATGCTTTATTAAAACCTACGGATGGATCTATTCAAATTGGTGAACGTACGATTCACGCCAAGAAAAAAGACAAGGATCTCAAAGATATTCGAAAGCGAGTAGGCGTGGTGTTTCAATTTCCAGAGCATCAGCTTTTTGAAGAAACGGTTGAAAAGGATATTTGCTTTGGACCTACCAACTTTGGTATGTCTTTGGAAGAAGCGAAAGCAAGAGCAAAAGAATTGGTCCAGCTAGTAGGTTTACCACTAGATGTATTAGAGAAGTCTCCATTTGATTTAAGTGGTGGACAAATGAGACGTGTCGCAATTGCCGGCATTTTAGCAATGGATCCGGAAGTACTTGTCTTGGACGAGCCTACTGCAGGACTTGATCCAAGAGGTCGTAAAGAAATTATGGGGCTTGTTACAAGGCTGCATAAAGAAAAGAACCTGACGACCGTTCTAGTTACTCATAGCATGGAGGATGCAGCCTCCTATGCAGATGAAGTTGTTGTCATGAATCAAGGTACAATTGTGATGAAGGGTTCGCCGAAAGACGTATTTAATCGTCAGGATGAATTAGCACAGTTTGGATTGGATGTGCCAGAGCCACTAGCGTTTATGATGAAGCTAGAGCAAAAGCTCGGAATCCCATTATCAGATAAAGCAGTCACGTTTGATGAGGCAGTGGAGCAAATCAAACGCTTAGCACAAAAGGGTGATCACCATGCTTGATTCAGTTATTATTGGACGCTATGTACCAGGTAATTCTCCTCTGCATAGGATGGACCCTCGGGCTAAGCTACTATTGGTTTTCTTTTTCGTTGTTATTGTCTTTTTAGCGAATAGTACAGCAGGTTATGGACTTTTATTACTTTATACCGCTCTTTTAGTAGCTATGAGTAGAGTACCACTTTCTTATTTTTTAAAAGGACTTAAACCAGTTGTCTTTATTGCGGTGTTTACTTTCTTAATCCAGATCTTTTTAAACAAGGAAGGCGATGTCCTCTTAAAATGGGGATGGCTAACCATTTATGAAGAAGGGTTAAGACAAGGTATTTACATCTCGCTGCGCTTTTTCCTTTTAGTTAGTGTTACAACACTCTTAACGCTAACAACAACACCTATTCAAGTTACAGACGGGATGGAGAGCTTATTGAACCCCCTTAAAAAGGTGCGCTTTCCTGTTCATGAACTAGCGCTGAT includes:
- a CDS encoding DNA-directed RNA polymerase subunit alpha, encoding MIEIEKPKIETVEISDDRKYGKFVVEPLERGYGTTLGNSLRRILLSSLPGAAVTSIQIDGVLHEFSTIPGVVEDVTNIILNIKKLALKIYSEDEKTLEIDIQGQGAVTAADIQADSDVEILNPDLHIATLEKDAHLRVRLTARPGRGYNPAVSNKREDQPIGVIPIDSIYTPITRVAYYVENTRVGQMTNYDKLTLDVWTDGSIEPEKAVALGAKILTEHLNIFVNLTDEAQKAEIMVEKEEDQKEKVLEMTIEELDLSVRSYNCLKRAGINTVQELANKTEEDMMKVRNLGRKSLEEVKAKLEELGLGLRKDD
- the rplQ gene encoding 50S ribosomal protein L17; the encoded protein is MGYRKLGRTSAQRKALLRDLTTDLIINERIETTETRAKELRSVVEKMITLGKRGDLHARRQAAAYIRNEVANAETNQDALQKLFSDIATRYEERQGGYTRILKVGPRRGDGAPMAIIELV
- a CDS encoding energy-coupling factor ABC transporter ATP-binding protein is translated as MSEVILDVNSLFFRYEEEKEWTLNDISFSAFKGEWLAIVGHNGSGKSTLAKLLNGLLMPESGTIEVGGLLLTEETIWDIRKRIGMVFQNPDNQFVGATVLDDMAFGLENNGVPVETMRERIEEAIQLVNMEAFREHEPHHLSGGQKQRVAIAGVLAVQPSIIILDEATSMLDPKGRQEVLETVRKLKEEQQITVISITHDLNEVAMADRAIVLNHGQKFAEGTPSEVFQLGQTLTDIGLDLPFSIQLSQVLQKSKIPLKNLHLTHEDLVNELWTLYSKM
- a CDS encoding energy-coupling factor ABC transporter ATP-binding protein, which codes for MDIIFKNVEHKYQPNTPFERIALYDLDFTIPSGKFVAIIGHTGSGKSTIIQHLNALLKPTDGSIQIGERTIHAKKKDKDLKDIRKRVGVVFQFPEHQLFEETVEKDICFGPTNFGMSLEEAKARAKELVQLVGLPLDVLEKSPFDLSGGQMRRVAIAGILAMDPEVLVLDEPTAGLDPRGRKEIMGLVTRLHKEKNLTTVLVTHSMEDAASYADEVVVMNQGTIVMKGSPKDVFNRQDELAQFGLDVPEPLAFMMKLEQKLGIPLSDKAVTFDEAVEQIKRLAQKGDHHA
- a CDS encoding energy-coupling factor transporter transmembrane component T family protein; this encodes MLDSVIIGRYVPGNSPLHRMDPRAKLLLVFFFVVIVFLANSTAGYGLLLLYTALLVAMSRVPLSYFLKGLKPVVFIAVFTFLIQIFLNKEGDVLLKWGWLTIYEEGLRQGIYISLRFFLLVSVTTLLTLTTTPIQVTDGMESLLNPLKKVRFPVHELALMMSISLRFIPTLLDETQKIMKAQTARGVDISSGPFKDRMKAVVPLLVPLFISAFKRAEELSIAMEARGYKGGEGRTKFRQLQWQAIDTIMLVSLLVVTLLLIVIRYF